One Burkholderia sp. PAMC 26561 genomic window carries:
- the mltA gene encoding murein transglycosylase A, translating to MAVLIKNEHCKRFTSSLAGLAAWAAFLTTAVLLASCGGGGAIKSGYQAPPSGAPIVTGQRAATRLTAVSWQQVPGWQDDSLLGATAAMRQNCSRLAQQPTWRRACAAAQRLDDLDMNAAREFFEAYFTPFQLANTDGTLDGLVTGYYEPLLRGSRTRHGAYQYALYRWPYRFKTGTTLPSRAQLESSGALNGNELVWVDDPIEAFFLQVQGSGQVVMEDGTTMRVGFGGTNNQPYKSIGRELLDRRELTPAQATMQGIKAWAKANPARVDALLDVNPRFVFFREMPATSTLAAGVGTGPVGALGVPLTPERSIAVDPSAIPLGTPVFLQTTRPLSNSPMNRLVFAQDTGSAIKGGVRADYFWGLGDDAGDLAGRMKQGGRMWLLLPNS from the coding sequence ATGGCGGTTCTCATCAAGAACGAACATTGTAAGCGTTTCACCTCTTCGCTCGCCGGATTGGCGGCTTGGGCGGCTTTTCTTACCACTGCCGTTTTACTGGCATCGTGTGGCGGCGGTGGCGCCATCAAGTCCGGCTATCAAGCTCCGCCGAGTGGCGCACCGATCGTCACGGGACAGCGCGCGGCTACCCGGCTGACCGCCGTCAGCTGGCAGCAGGTCCCCGGCTGGCAGGACGATTCACTGCTTGGCGCAACTGCCGCCATGCGTCAGAACTGCAGCCGCCTCGCGCAGCAGCCGACCTGGCGGCGCGCGTGCGCGGCGGCGCAACGGCTCGACGACCTTGACATGAACGCGGCTCGTGAATTCTTCGAGGCCTACTTCACGCCGTTCCAGTTGGCCAACACCGACGGCACGCTGGACGGACTCGTGACCGGCTATTACGAGCCGTTGCTGCGCGGCTCGCGCACCCGGCACGGAGCGTACCAATATGCGTTGTATCGATGGCCGTATCGGTTCAAGACCGGCACGACATTACCGTCGCGCGCTCAGCTTGAAAGTTCAGGCGCGCTGAATGGCAACGAACTGGTTTGGGTCGATGATCCTATCGAAGCGTTTTTCCTTCAGGTCCAGGGTTCGGGGCAAGTCGTGATGGAAGACGGCACGACCATGCGCGTTGGCTTCGGCGGGACCAACAACCAGCCGTATAAATCGATCGGCCGCGAACTGCTGGACCGGCGCGAATTGACGCCCGCACAGGCCACGATGCAAGGCATCAAGGCTTGGGCGAAAGCGAATCCGGCGCGTGTGGATGCCTTGCTCGACGTGAATCCGCGTTTTGTGTTTTTCCGCGAAATGCCGGCGACTTCGACACTCGCCGCAGGCGTAGGGACGGGGCCCGTCGGCGCATTGGGTGTTCCATTGACGCCGGAGCGTTCCATTGCCGTCGATCCCTCGGCAATCCCGCTTGGAACGCCGGTTTTCCTGCAGACCACGCGCCCTCTGAGCAATTCGCCGATGAACCGCCTAGTGTTTGCGCAAGACACGGGAAGCGCAATCAAAGGCGGTGTACGCGCGGACTATTTTTGGGGATTGGGCGATGACGCAGGCGATCTCGCCGGCCGGATGAAGCAGGGCGGGCGCATGTGGCTCTTGCTGCCGAATTCGTAG
- the apaG gene encoding Co2+/Mg2+ efflux protein ApaG — MSQYEFSVAVQTQYLPEQSEPDAHQFAFAYTLTIRNTGQVAAQLISRHWIITDSDNVVQEVKGLGVVGNQPLLPPGEKFEYTSWAVIATPVGTMRGSYFCVAEDGERFEAPIAEFALHMPRTLH; from the coding sequence ATGAGCCAGTATGAATTCAGCGTAGCGGTCCAGACGCAATACCTTCCTGAACAATCGGAACCGGATGCTCACCAGTTTGCGTTCGCATACACGCTGACCATTCGGAATACCGGTCAGGTCGCCGCGCAACTGATCTCGCGGCACTGGATCATCACGGATAGCGACAACGTGGTCCAGGAAGTGAAAGGGCTTGGCGTGGTTGGCAACCAGCCCTTGTTGCCGCCGGGCGAGAAGTTCGAGTACACGAGTTGGGCCGTGATCGCAACGCCGGTCGGCACCATGCGCGGATCGTATTTCTGTGTGGCCGAAGACGGCGAGCGTTTCGAGGCGCCCATTGCCGAGTTCGCGCTGCACATGCCGCGCACGCTTCACTGA
- the rpe gene encoding ribulose-phosphate 3-epimerase — translation MTQFRLSPSILSADFAILGEEVRNVVAAGADWIHFDVMDNHYVPNLTIGPMVCKALRPHTTVPIDVHLMVRPVDRIVPDFAEAGANVISFHPEGSDHIDRTLSLIRDHGCKAGLVFNPATSLNHLDHVMDKVDLVLIMSVNPGFGGQSFIPEALNKLREARRRIDEYNERTGREIHLEVDGGVKIENIREIAEAGADTFVAGSAIFGHHNYAEIIGKMREELAKVNTGDSR, via the coding sequence ATGACGCAATTCCGCTTGTCCCCCAGTATCTTGTCCGCCGACTTCGCCATTCTCGGCGAAGAGGTTCGCAATGTCGTCGCCGCCGGCGCGGACTGGATCCATTTCGACGTCATGGACAACCATTACGTTCCGAACCTGACAATCGGCCCCATGGTCTGCAAGGCGCTGCGGCCGCATACGACCGTGCCTATCGACGTGCATTTGATGGTGCGTCCGGTGGACCGTATCGTGCCTGACTTCGCGGAAGCCGGTGCGAATGTGATCAGCTTTCACCCGGAAGGTTCGGATCATATCGACCGGACGCTGTCACTGATTCGCGATCACGGCTGCAAGGCTGGCCTGGTGTTCAACCCGGCGACATCGCTAAATCACCTGGATCACGTGATGGACAAGGTCGATCTCGTGCTGATCATGTCGGTGAACCCGGGTTTCGGCGGCCAGTCGTTCATTCCGGAAGCGCTCAACAAGCTGCGCGAAGCGCGCCGGCGTATCGATGAATACAACGAGCGGACCGGACGCGAGATTCATCTGGAAGTAGACGGCGGCGTGAAGATCGAGAACATTCGTGAAATCGCGGAAGCAGGCGCGGACACATTCGTGGCGGGATCGGCGATTTTCGGGCATCACAACTACGCCGAGATCATCGGCAAGATGCGCGAGGAACTGGCCAAAGTGAACACCGGGGATTCAAGATGA
- a CDS encoding phosphoglycolate phosphatase, producing the protein MSELSAELPAFTNKTLRAAIIDLDGTMVDTADDFTAALNGMLARIGAKATDRDEVIGYIGKGSENLIRSILAVRFSALEASTKFEDALAIYQIEYARINGQSATLYPEVAEGLKALRDLGLPLACVTNKPHRFAVELLTKFGLAEYFKVVLGGDSVPQKKPDPAPMLIACERLDVLPREAVAIGDSENDALAGRAAGMATLTVPYGYNHGKPVHLVKSDGIVSSLLAAAQAIAATMAAPEAPGATTLTD; encoded by the coding sequence ATGAGCGAACTCAGCGCCGAGCTTCCGGCATTCACGAACAAGACGTTGCGAGCGGCGATCATCGACCTGGACGGCACCATGGTCGATACAGCAGACGATTTCACCGCGGCGCTGAACGGCATGCTCGCGCGCATCGGCGCGAAAGCGACTGATCGCGACGAGGTGATCGGCTATATAGGAAAAGGCTCGGAGAATTTGATCCGCAGCATTCTGGCCGTGCGGTTTTCGGCGCTCGAAGCATCCACGAAGTTCGAAGATGCCCTCGCGATCTATCAGATCGAGTACGCGCGCATCAACGGACAGAGCGCAACGCTTTATCCCGAAGTCGCCGAAGGGCTGAAAGCGTTGCGCGATCTCGGCTTGCCGCTCGCGTGCGTAACGAACAAGCCGCACCGGTTCGCCGTTGAATTGCTGACGAAGTTCGGCCTCGCGGAATACTTCAAGGTCGTACTCGGTGGCGACTCGGTCCCGCAGAAAAAGCCCGATCCGGCGCCCATGCTGATCGCCTGCGAACGCCTGGACGTTTTGCCGCGGGAAGCGGTTGCCATCGGCGACTCGGAGAACGATGCGCTGGCGGGCCGCGCGGCCGGAATGGCGACGCTGACGGTGCCTTACGGCTACAACCACGGCAAACCCGTGCACCTCGTGAAATCCGATGGTATAGTTTCTTCCCTGCTGGCTGCCGCACAGGCAATAGCAGCAACCATGGCCGCGCCCGAAGCACCCGGCGCGACAACATTGACTGACTAG